In Thermospira aquatica, the following proteins share a genomic window:
- a CDS encoding ParB/RepB/Spo0J family partition protein, with the protein MAYEQSTKTLGLLNQRFGLSVGGSKYEAPAILGEIFASTGLAFGLGIDGRSEWVIDEATVAYNPGVVETIKDWKEYMGYFNTVVSLDPQSVKKRLEANGVSLTDEEAEEIANAFNNRAFFESKTGEKKDLGEFLGGELKELGRMYENLTEKDSERASVAAMMAVVAPVLGEGLALGWSTIATYLPSELAAGVEVGTTVGGTVISAYLAGISAQKAISTIREGEWTSEKIYDTIWYTGETFFFTTLSVVGIANFATTISGGCEPSKIFDEEIVPTPVNVGFFEKLFKRKANISEITPNLQDPFRYPENVNSEALSRYRDYIRMHGGLDFANPIFVRKLPSGKYEILDGHHRWWAARQMGLKKVPIKIIK; encoded by the coding sequence ATGGCGTATGAACAGAGTACGAAGACGCTTGGGTTGTTAAACCAGAGGTTTGGGTTAAGCGTTGGTGGGAGCAAGTATGAAGCTCCTGCCATTCTTGGTGAGATATTTGCCTCCACGGGGCTAGCTTTTGGGCTTGGTATAGATGGTAGAAGTGAGTGGGTCATTGATGAAGCCACGGTAGCGTACAATCCTGGTGTAGTTGAGACGATAAAAGATTGGAAAGAATACATGGGCTACTTTAACACAGTTGTTTCTTTAGATCCTCAGAGTGTCAAGAAGAGATTAGAAGCTAATGGCGTTTCACTTACAGATGAAGAGGCAGAGGAGATAGCAAATGCGTTTAATAATAGGGCATTTTTCGAGTCAAAGACTGGGGAAAAGAAAGATCTTGGAGAGTTTTTGGGTGGTGAGCTAAAGGAGCTTGGTCGAATGTATGAGAACCTTACGGAGAAGGATAGTGAGAGAGCCAGCGTAGCGGCTATGATGGCAGTGGTGGCTCCTGTGTTAGGTGAGGGTTTAGCGTTAGGGTGGAGTACGATAGCTACATATCTTCCTTCTGAGCTAGCCGCTGGGGTAGAGGTAGGTACTACGGTAGGAGGAACTGTTATCAGTGCATACTTAGCAGGGATCTCGGCACAAAAGGCCATTAGTACAATACGAGAGGGAGAATGGACAAGTGAGAAAATCTATGATACAATATGGTATACTGGAGAGACATTTTTCTTTACCACTTTGAGTGTGGTGGGTATTGCAAACTTTGCCACGACGATTAGTGGTGGTTGTGAACCGAGTAAAATTTTTGATGAAGAGATTGTTCCTACACCGGTTAACGTTGGATTCTTTGAGAAGTTGTTCAAAAGAAAAGCAAACATCAGTGAAATAACACCTAATTTACAAGACCCATTTAGGTATCCTGAAAATGTGAATTCAGAAGCTTTATCAAGATATAGAGATTATATTAGAATGCATGGAGGTTTAGATTTTGCTAATCCTATTTTTGTAAGAAAATTACCATCAGGTAAATATGAAATTTTGGATGGTCATCATAGATGGTGGGCTGCTCGACAGATGGGGTTAAAAAAAGTTCCGATTAAAATAATTAAATAA
- a CDS encoding integrase catalytic domain-containing protein, with translation MVDVWSGWTELVAIKNKASKWVREAIEKVKGRLPFELRGIDSDTGAEFINHPLRDWCEKHQIKFTRGRSSRSNDNCYVEQKNYSIVRQNVGYFRYDTEEEVYYLNRLYAYLRLYANFFQPVMKMTEKKRIGSKVQKKHDDIKTPYQRLLESSYVSEAQRRLTRLYKALDLFHLRQKITACQRKLFSLQKKKNVKNKNLEETVWNF, from the coding sequence ATGGTGGATGTTTGGAGCGGTTGGACAGAACTTGTGGCAATCAAAAACAAGGCTTCAAAATGGGTAAGAGAAGCCATAGAAAAAGTCAAAGGAAGACTTCCTTTTGAGTTACGGGGAATTGATTCTGATACCGGTGCTGAATTTATTAATCATCCTCTACGCGATTGGTGTGAGAAGCACCAGATAAAATTTACAAGGGGAAGAAGCTCCCGTTCCAATGATAACTGCTACGTTGAGCAGAAAAACTATTCCATAGTCCGCCAGAATGTTGGATACTTCCGCTACGATACCGAGGAAGAAGTCTACTACTTGAACCGACTCTATGCGTATCTCAGGCTTTATGCCAACTTTTTTCAACCGGTTATGAAAATGACAGAGAAAAAGAGAATCGGAAGCAAGGTGCAAAAGAAGCATGATGATATTAAAACTCCCTACCAACGGCTTTTAGAAAGCTCTTATGTAAGTGAGGCACAAAGGCGCCTAACAAGGCTTTATAAGGCTCTCGATTTGTTTCACCTAAGACAAAAAATTACGGCTTGCCAGAGAAAACTTTTCAGCCTTCAAAAGAAAAAGAATGTAAAAAACAAAAATTTGGAGGAAACTGTATGGAATTTTTGA
- a CDS encoding penicillin-insensitive murein endopeptidase — MAYEQSTMTLALLQANFGLGVGGSKYEDVARQGAYFALTGDSDTLDMSGRSLKVKVDGKTTNVTMEDWTNTAKGRSNCIEGMAKALGVTPDKVLEALKRTGHYNGMSDKQIAKSLKVGETLVVRDGRVMTEEEAKGIDWAGVGQTVGKFLLLPLKKGYELLSWGKKEVLQEEVITPEGLDPEYASKVVAYLGLEGKGYRNYSADGDIDKWGRPEVVKALKQIAAAWNKKYPDQPIYYGDLSRYLGDSDPAHTSHKHGMDVDVKFVSTDGKSHPGNYNDKWTLYDRDATRELIQMFLDYDNRNFIQKWLGMPKTVIVEKIFFNDEVLINYFDKNGYEGKVQYFRGHDSHLHIRFKLLKQKSR; from the coding sequence ATGGCATATGAACAGAGCACGATGACACTTGCGCTCCTACAGGCGAATTTTGGGCTTGGTGTTGGTGGGAGTAAGTATGAGGATGTAGCGAGACAGGGGGCATATTTTGCACTCACTGGAGATTCGGATACGCTGGATATGAGTGGAAGAAGTTTGAAGGTAAAGGTGGACGGGAAGACTACGAATGTTACGATGGAGGATTGGACAAATACAGCGAAAGGAAGAAGTAACTGCATAGAAGGAATGGCTAAGGCGCTAGGAGTAACTCCTGATAAAGTGTTAGAAGCGTTAAAGAGGACGGGACATTATAACGGGATGAGTGATAAACAGATAGCGAAGAGTCTTAAGGTAGGTGAGACGCTTGTAGTGAGAGATGGGAGAGTAATGACGGAAGAGGAAGCCAAAGGAATAGATTGGGCAGGGGTAGGACAAACTGTAGGGAAGTTTTTGCTTTTACCACTAAAGAAGGGCTATGAATTGCTGAGTTGGGGGAAGAAAGAGGTATTACAAGAAGAGGTAATAACTCCAGAGGGGTTAGATCCAGAATATGCCTCGAAGGTGGTTGCATATCTTGGGTTAGAAGGCAAGGGATACAGAAACTACTCTGCTGATGGAGATATTGACAAGTGGGGGAGACCTGAAGTTGTAAAGGCTTTAAAACAGATAGCCGCAGCATGGAATAAGAAGTATCCTGACCAACCGATTTACTACGGAGACTTAAGTAGGTATCTTGGAGACAGCGACCCTGCCCATACTTCTCATAAACACGGTATGGATGTAGATGTAAAGTTTGTCTCAACTGATGGCAAGAGTCATCCAGGGAATTATAATGATAAGTGGACTTTATATGATAGAGATGCTACAAGAGAATTAATCCAAATGTTCCTTGATTATGATAATAGAAACTTTATACAAAAATGGTTGGGAATGCCAAAAACTGTCATAGTGGAAAAGATTTTCTTTAATGATGAGGTACTCATAAATTATTTCGATAAAAATGGTTACGAAGGTAAGGTTCAATACTTCCGTGGTCACGACAGTCATCTGCATATCAGGTTTAAACTCCTAAAACAAAAAAGTAGATAG
- a CDS encoding penicillin-insensitive murein endopeptidase, which yields MEGIARALGVPVKDVIEAPKRTGNYNGMSDSEIKKGLKVGEKLVLKNGKVMTEEEAKGVDWARVGKSIGNFFLLPLKKGYEFLSGLFGPKTSDYFTKVPITNVPEGGSADINNRLDKGKGWAPYGEQNDDKYAAPHFADYLARVIWGWYRKYPNYPMYINDISRPGGGEFPPHVTHRTGESVDIKFFTKDGKLHPEYPNYYNNPYYDRKLTEEFIIFAIKNAPQGYEVSEIFFNDIIIVNDLEGKYTNSSGENILRRSSGHDNHIHLKYRKISN from the coding sequence GTGGAGGGCATAGCCCGGGCACTTGGTGTACCTGTCAAGGACGTCATAGAAGCCCCAAAGCGGACTGGGAATTACAACGGCATGAGCGATAGCGAAATAAAAAAGGGCCTTAAGGTAGGTGAAAAGCTTGTGTTGAAGAATGGTAAGGTAATGACAGAAGAGGAGGCGAAGGGGGTAGATTGGGCAAGGGTAGGGAAAAGTATAGGAAACTTTTTCCTTTTACCACTAAAGAAAGGTTATGAATTTCTGAGTGGTCTTTTTGGGCCGAAGACCTCTGATTATTTTACGAAAGTGCCGATTACTAATGTACCTGAAGGTGGGAGTGCAGATATAAACAACAGATTAGACAAGGGCAAGGGCTGGGCACCTTATGGTGAGCAGAATGACGACAAATATGCTGCGCCACACTTTGCGGATTATCTTGCTCGTGTAATTTGGGGTTGGTATAGGAAATATCCTAACTATCCCATGTACATAAACGATATAAGCAGACCTGGAGGTGGAGAGTTTCCACCACATGTAACTCATAGAACGGGAGAAAGTGTAGACATTAAATTTTTTACCAAGGATGGGAAACTTCATCCGGAATATCCCAACTATTATAACAATCCGTACTATGATCGGAAGCTGACAGAAGAGTTTATTATTTTTGCTATTAAGAACGCCCCTCAAGGGTATGAAGTTTCAGAGATTTTTTTTAATGATATAATTATTGTTAATGATTTGGAAGGGAAATATACGAATTCTTCTGGAGAAAATATCTTAAGGCGAAGTAGTGGTCATGATAATCATATTCATCTTAAATATAGAAAGATCTCAAACTGA
- a CDS encoding NADase-type glycan-binding domain-containing protein: MVHGLYFDWDILFTKSIGKIYYRRRREMKYILLVLFLFGCEIGYSLKIYIDGSNELHYNQPIVFGEDGNIMKYSIFNLLDGNPKTTLALNKKNITSMATNEYFRIVFKENIKIDQLVFYNGFQRDEERFKKNNRAKEIKVYVRVVSNIITKGNREGIYKSNTFTTNLILEDSWNKQVIPVGEVVGNTFIFHIFSTYPGTHYNDTCISEIEFWYKGEKYEIANLEEAKREYLRRYIEEMRKGSKGLYNSELSTLSEENYEKLMKAVGWEVEKDREKRTFVVEFAENGEIILEWAMKDSEDLRKHPRGVAGYWKIDENGSLWIKIGNNPWKKELLDYYMTFKGTDLEGLVLSDWDECGESCEGEE, encoded by the coding sequence ATGGTACATGGACTATACTTTGATTGGGACATACTATTTACTAAGTCAATAGGGAAAATATATTATAGGAGGAGGCGAGAGATGAAATACATTTTATTGGTACTATTTTTGTTTGGTTGTGAGATAGGCTATTCATTGAAGATTTACATTGATGGGTCAAATGAATTGCACTATAATCAACCCATTGTTTTTGGGGAAGATGGGAATATTATGAAGTATTCTATCTTTAATTTGCTGGATGGGAATCCAAAAACTACTTTAGCTTTAAATAAGAAGAACATTACCTCTATGGCAACAAATGAGTATTTCAGGATAGTTTTTAAGGAAAATATAAAAATTGATCAGTTAGTTTTTTATAATGGTTTTCAACGTGATGAGGAGAGGTTTAAGAAGAATAATCGGGCAAAAGAAATTAAAGTATATGTGCGAGTGGTTTCAAATATTATTACAAAAGGAAATAGAGAGGGAATTTATAAAAGCAATACTTTCACTACAAATTTGATATTAGAAGATAGTTGGAACAAACAGGTTATTCCAGTTGGTGAGGTAGTAGGCAATACATTTATTTTTCACATCTTTTCTACTTATCCTGGGACGCATTATAATGACACCTGTATAAGTGAGATAGAGTTCTGGTATAAGGGGGAGAAGTACGAGATAGCCAATCTTGAAGAGGCGAAGAGGGAGTATTTGCGCCGTTATATTGAGGAAATGCGGAAAGGCTCTAAAGGCTTATATAATAGTGAACTTTCCACCTTATCGGAGGAGAACTATGAGAAGCTTATGAAGGCTGTGGGGTGGGAGGTAGAGAAGGATCGTGAAAAGAGGACATTTGTGGTTGAGTTTGCGGAGAATGGTGAGATAATTTTAGAGTGGGCGATGAAGGATAGTGAAGATCTTCGCAAACATCCGAGGGGTGTAGCTGGTTACTGGAAGATTGATGAGAATGGTTCACTATGGATAAAAATTGGGAACAATCCATGGAAGAAAGAGCTCCTAGATTACTATATGACCTTCAAAGGCACAGATCTTGAGGGTTTAGTATTAAGCGACTGGGATGAGTGTGGGGAGTCCTGTGAGGGTGAGGAGTGA
- a CDS encoding penicillin-insensitive murein endopeptidase — protein MITNGSKITAVVEKWQNTPEGKKNTVEGIAQALGVPVQDVIGALKRSGHYNGMSDSEIKKSLKVGETLVLKNGKVMTEEEAKGIDWGEIGKNLWKSISEGVQGWWKGLSGDTTFHYFTKISVTNGNPQICYILNKGEGWEPYGVQDNDKAATLPFASYLARVIDDWHKRHPNDPIRINDISRPGGGPFPPHKTHQTGESVDIKFMTTDGKAPAPGAYYECRTYDRQKTEEFLILAIQSVPEGWELRQVNFNDESIIEKYKNIYTNSLGRPIIRYAPGHDDHIDFQYRRK, from the coding sequence TTGATAACCAACGGCAGCAAGATCACAGCCGTAGTAGAGAAATGGCAAAACACGCCTGAAGGTAAAAAGAACACTGTGGAGGGCATAGCCCAGGCGCTAGGTGTACCTGTCCAGGATGTTATAGGAGCCTTAAAGAGGAGTGGGCATTACAATGGCATGAGTGATAGTGAGATAAAGAAGAGCCTTAAGGTAGGTGAAACACTTGTGTTGAAGAATGGCAAGGTAATGACAGAAGAGGAGGCGAAGGGGATAGATTGGGGAGAGATAGGGAAGAATTTGTGGAAGTCTATATCTGAAGGTGTTCAAGGGTGGTGGAAGGGACTTTCGGGAGATACGACATTTCATTATTTTACGAAAATCTCCGTCACTAATGGAAATCCCCAGATCTGTTACATATTGAACAAAGGAGAGGGGTGGGAACCGTATGGTGTCCAGGATAATGATAAAGCGGCGACTCTTCCTTTTGCCTCTTATCTAGCAAGAGTAATTGACGACTGGCATAAAAGACATCCTAATGATCCAATACGCATCAATGATATAAGTCGACCTGGGGGTGGACCGTTTCCCCCTCATAAGACTCATCAAACGGGAGAAAGTGTGGATATAAAATTTATGACGACGGATGGGAAAGCTCCTGCTCCTGGGGCTTATTATGAGTGTAGGACGTATGATCGGCAAAAGACTGAGGAATTTCTTATTCTTGCTATTCAGAGTGTGCCGGAAGGGTGGGAGCTCAGACAGGTTAATTTTAATGATGAGAGTATAATTGAAAAGTATAAGAATATTTATACAAATTCTTTAGGTAGACCAATTATTAGATACGCACCTGGTCATGATGACCATATTGATTTTCAATATAGAAGAAAATAA
- a CDS encoding NADase-type glycan-binding domain-containing protein, whose product MTKKVLGIMVLSFVGLYAGSLKVSIVSRASSYLNGDIRYSVFSLFDGDIKTCWAENVEGDGSGPERPMTWDNSGLFVIDRNGAGEYVNVGFNPKSSPFLIDTIRIYNGYGKSEEIWKKNNRVKGLSLLFLYLVVKNNETNVITTNREVLLSDSGWNEISLHELKVNPTNIDAVKFTILSTYPGTHYNDTCISEIEFWYKGKKYEIANLEEAKREYLRRYIEERRKGHKGLYNSELSTLSEENYEKLMKAVGWEVEKDREKRTFLVEFAENGEIILEWLNWAGEGSEAFRKHPRGVAGYWKIDENGSLWIKIGDNPWKKEMLNDYTILKGTDLEGLALSDWDECGESWEGEE is encoded by the coding sequence ATGACGAAAAAGGTATTAGGGATTATGGTTTTGTCATTTGTTGGTTTGTATGCTGGGTCTCTAAAGGTATCTATTGTTTCCAGAGCTTCTTCTTACTTAAACGGTGATATAAGGTACAGTGTGTTTTCCCTATTTGATGGTGACATTAAGACGTGTTGGGCAGAAAATGTAGAAGGTGATGGAAGTGGCCCAGAGAGGCCAATGACATGGGATAATAGCGGTCTTTTTGTTATAGATAGGAATGGGGCTGGGGAATATGTAAATGTAGGTTTTAACCCAAAGTCAAGTCCGTTTCTGATTGATACTATAAGGATATACAATGGTTATGGGAAGAGTGAGGAGATATGGAAGAAAAATAACCGGGTGAAAGGGTTATCCCTTCTGTTTCTCTATTTGGTAGTTAAGAATAATGAGACAAATGTTATAACGACTAATAGAGAGGTTTTGTTATCAGACTCTGGGTGGAATGAGATCAGTTTACACGAGCTGAAGGTCAATCCTACAAATATAGATGCTGTAAAGTTTACTATTCTCTCCACATATCCTGGGACGCATTATAATGACACCTGTATAAGTGAGATAGAGTTCTGGTACAAGGGCAAGAAGTATGAGATAGCCAATCTTGAGGAGGCGAAGAGGGAGTATTTGCGTCGTTATATTGAGGAAAGGCGGAAAGGCCATAAAGGCTTATATAATAGTGAACTTTCGACCTTATCGGAGGAGAATTATGAGAAGCTTATGAAGGCTGTGGGGTGGGAGGTAGAGAAGGATCGTGAAAAGAGGACATTTTTGGTTGAGTTTGCGGAGAATGGAGAGATAATTTTAGAGTGGTTAAACTGGGCGGGGGAGGGTAGTGAAGCTTTTCGCAAACATCCGAGGGGTGTAGCTGGTTACTGGAAGATTGATGAGAATGGTTCATTATGGATAAAAATTGGGGACAATCCATGGAAGAAAGAGATGCTAAATGATTATACAATCTTAAAAGGCACAGATCTTGAGGGTTTAGCGTTAAGCGACTGGGATGAGTGTGGGGAGTCCTGGGAGGGTGAGGAGTAA
- a CDS encoding SH3 domain-containing protein, with amino-acid sequence MRSLLFILVICVISNGVYSIEIKPFGSNSVYVIDREVELFEQPSANSMKLMQLPYLQCVNILGKTNIIMASNSNVTEWFYIDSGMSSNQEMVLTDNGWKVLTIQGWTERRHLAGKNDFKPVKKIQEMFIEAFDEEGGVVYYRIYSNGTYRIITKNLVYNVDNKSLKGKIYKFKNIIMLGNNVDIFYYDEKGKLRVPFAYSTKVITDKNKFPKWAEYENPVQREGYYYIYGDDVNLLEKPDTNSAVIIQLKRGTRVKISDWLVVGYEIENSDGVRRKGYWLYVDTGIKDKKGDTIKGWVMDVYLEEEY; translated from the coding sequence ATGCGCTCTTTATTATTCATACTGGTAATATGTGTCATTTCTAATGGTGTTTATTCAATTGAAATAAAACCTTTTGGAAGTAATTCGGTTTATGTTATAGATAGAGAAGTGGAATTATTTGAACAGCCAAGTGCTAACTCAATGAAACTAATGCAGTTACCTTATCTTCAATGTGTTAATATTTTAGGTAAGACGAATATTATAATGGCAAGTAATTCAAATGTTACTGAGTGGTTCTATATTGATTCTGGAATGAGTAGTAATCAGGAGATGGTTCTAACTGATAATGGTTGGAAAGTTTTAACAATCCAAGGTTGGACTGAGAGAAGGCATTTAGCTGGTAAGAACGATTTTAAACCGGTAAAAAAGATACAGGAAATGTTCATAGAAGCCTTTGATGAAGAAGGAGGAGTTGTTTATTATCGGATATACTCAAATGGTACCTATAGGATAATAACTAAAAATCTTGTATACAATGTTGATAATAAAAGTTTGAAAGGGAAAATTTATAAATTCAAAAATATAATCATGTTAGGTAATAATGTTGATATATTCTATTACGATGAAAAAGGTAAACTACGAGTTCCATTTGCTTATAGTACAAAGGTAATAACCGACAAGAATAAATTTCCGAAATGGGCGGAGTATGAGAATCCGGTACAGCGTGAGGGATACTACTATATATATGGTGACGATGTTAATCTTCTTGAAAAGCCGGATACTAATTCAGCAGTGATAATTCAATTAAAGAGAGGGACAAGGGTAAAGATAAGTGATTGGTTAGTTGTTGGGTATGAAATAGAAAATTCAGATGGTGTAAGAAGGAAGGGATACTGGCTTTATGTAGATACAGGGATAAAGGATAAAAAAGGAGATACAATAAAAGGCTGGGTAATGGATGTGTATTTAGAGGAGGAGTATTAA
- a CDS encoding SH3 domain-containing protein produces MRRIIILLLVTFFGIVIISCEQREVKKSHEDIRTAVGIEKTEFGTINTNKFGEYLIEDWRTYYKIFLRAVKDRDRELLKKLTHFDIVFDEVDKEKNEVTNSWGMSDNRDNWKKTGIEHVDFSIIEELLKSKGSYRETKLEDGRIMKSYYFPAWEEVKGPTYSMSFYNYGEGAGWEWRGLIWGDEIGGTREIVYYILTGDNVNVRTEPSTNSAVLCRLKKGARVKFLEGSETTLTIGDKTGYWLYIDTGIKDKKGNTIKGWVLDLYLGEE; encoded by the coding sequence ATGAGGCGAATAATAATATTACTTTTAGTAACTTTTTTTGGAATTGTGATTATATCTTGTGAACAAAGAGAAGTAAAAAAGTCTCATGAAGATATTAGAACAGCGGTAGGAATAGAGAAAACGGAGTTTGGTACTATAAATACTAATAAGTTTGGTGAATATCTGATTGAAGATTGGAGGACGTATTACAAAATATTTTTGAGAGCTGTAAAAGATAGAGATAGAGAACTATTGAAAAAACTTACCCATTTTGATATTGTATTTGATGAAGTTGATAAAGAGAAAAATGAAGTAACTAATAGCTGGGGAATGAGTGATAACCGAGATAATTGGAAAAAAACAGGAATAGAACATGTTGATTTTTCCATAATAGAAGAGTTGTTGAAAAGTAAGGGTAGTTATCGAGAGACCAAATTAGAAGATGGGCGTATTATGAAATCATATTATTTCCCAGCTTGGGAGGAGGTAAAAGGTCCAACATACAGTATGTCTTTCTACAATTACGGAGAAGGAGCCGGCTGGGAATGGAGAGGTCTTATATGGGGGGATGAAATCGGAGGAACGCGTGAAATTGTATACTACATCCTCACTGGTGACAATGTAAACGTGCGTACCGAACCATCTACCAACTCAGCAGTGTTATGTAGGCTAAAGAAGGGTGCAAGGGTAAAATTTTTGGAGGGGTCGGAGACTACGTTAACCATTGGAGACAAGACAGGCTATTGGTTATATATAGACACGGGCATAAAGGATAAGAAGGGCAATACAATAAAGGGCTGGGTACTAGATTTATATTTAGGGGAAGAATAA